In Rutidosis leptorrhynchoides isolate AG116_Rl617_1_P2 chromosome 6, CSIRO_AGI_Rlap_v1, whole genome shotgun sequence, the DNA window acccagctaaAGACGCCGACTGTTTCCACTGTGGAAaggttggccactggaggaggaactgtccttcatacctatctgagttgagaaaaggcaaagctggccagaccagcaagtcaggtatatttcatatacagttatatactttttctagtgattcctggatttttgatactggttgtggtactcacatctgtaacaatatgcagggaatgagaagaagtaagagactgaagaaagacacactagacttaagagtgggcaatggggctcgagctgctgttgaagctattggaacctatgagcttactctacctagtggtcttattgttttgttggagcaATGTCATTAGGCTCcaagtattacgagcaatgtaatttcagtttctcttttgaaaaataTTGGTTTTGAAattacatttacgcactttggtatttcagtttctaagaataatgtattttattttaatgctattccacgtgatggtatttttgaaattgatatgcatggtgtgatttcaaataataattctgtatatacctgtactgccaaacgattcaagcaagacttgaacaagacctatctatggcattgtcgtcttggtcatataaataaacaacgcatttcaaaactccaatcggatgggcttttggaatcaactgactctgagtcatttgatgtatgcaagtcatgtttatgtggaaagatgacaaaggctcctttctccggtttaggtgagagagctgaagatcttttaggactaatacatactgatgtgtgtggcccttttagaactatgtctagaaatggtgaatcatacttcgttacatttactgatgattatagtagatatggttatgtttacttgctgaaacataaacatgaagtttttgatacattcaaaatcttccaaaatgaggtagagaatcaacttggaaagaccattaaagcccttcgctctgatcggggaggggaatatatgagtcaagagtttttggaccacctgaagaatcgtgggattgtctcacagttcactccaccttacacaccacaacacaatggtgtgtctgaacggaggaatcgaactttacttgatatggttcgatctatgatgagtctaactactctaccaatgtctttttggggttatgcattagagtctgctgcacgcatactcaatatggttccaaccaagaaggtagaaaagacaccatttgagttatggcatggaaagagtcctaagctgtcttatttgaaagtctggggttgtgaagcgtatgtgaaacgtgacacttcaaacaagttagaacccagaggtatcaaatgtcactttgtgggatacccaaaagaaacaatgggttactacttttactaccgagctgaaaacaaagtgtttactgctcgttttgctgaattctttgaaagagatcttctcttacaagaagtcagtgggagtaaaatagatcttgaagaaattcaagaatcacaaagtaacataccttctgaaggcactagccaaccgcgCGTTGAAACTGAACACATTGTtgatgagccagaacgtgttgcacctgtaattcgtagatctagtagaactcctcatcgaccGGAGAAGttgaatcttctgattaattcagatgaacctcatctaggggattatgatgaaccctctagctaccgtgaggccatatcagatccagaatctgacaaatggcgagatgctatgaatgcagagatgcagtccatgaaagataatcaagtatgggacttgattgatcttccacccaactgTAAACCagtggggtgtaaatgggtctttaagaagaagacagacatggacggtaatgtaaacacttttaaggctcgattggtggcaaaaggttatactcaaactcaaggaattgattatgaggaaacttattcaccagttgcaagcattaaatcaattaggatacttattgccatagctgcttttcatgattatgaaatatggcaaatggatgtcaaaaccgctttcctaaatggcgacctaagcgaggacgtatatatggttcagccgaaagggtttgtgaatcctaagtatcctactaaagtatgcaagcttctaaaatccatttatgggttaaagcaagcatccaggagctggaatcttaagtttgatcagaaaatcaaagaatatggtttttctcaaaaccaagatgagccctgtgtttacattagagctagtgggagcaaagttgtcttcttgatcttgtatgttgatgacatactacttattggaaatgacattccaactttgcaagatgtcaaatattggcttggaaaatgttttgccatgaaagatcttggagaagctaagtatattcttggaatcaggatctatagaaatagatataaaaggcttattggtttgagtcaaagtacatacattgacaaaatcttacgaagatttaacatgcaaaactccaagcgcggagcattgcccatgcaaaaaggcataaccttgagcaagtctcaaagtcctatctcacctgatgagataagacgaatgaaatgtgttccgtatgcttcggctataggatccattatgtatgccatgttatgtactagacctgatgtctcgttagccttaagtttgacgagtcgttatcaacagaatccaggtgaagaacattggattgctgttaagagcattcttaagtatctgcgaaggactaaagatatgtttttggtttacggtggtttggaagaagagttgagtattagatgttatacagatgctagtttccaaactgatcgagatgattctcgatcccagtcagggtatgtctttgtcatgaatggcggggcagttgattggagaagctcaaagcagagcacagttgcacagtctacaacagaagcagaatacattgctgcatcagaagctgctcaagaagctgtctggattaggaagtttattgctgaacttgGAGTAGTttccagcattgaatcccctatggaaatgtattgtgataattcaagtgctattatactagcgaaagaatcacgtgtacgtaaaggtagcagacacattcttcgaaaatttgactacattcaagaagtcgttgagaggaatgatattagtattcttaaggttcatacagatgataatgtggctgacccgttcacgaagcccatgacacacaacaaacatgatgatcatgctagtagtattggacttcgttatgctgctgatctttttaatttgtaatttaatatttggatatttttggaacattaagcagttttatcttaatgaattgatatatagttggtatgatcagtttcatttatatcactgtgttctatattagcatgtttaatccatgaataattgttgattattcaaaatctccataatcgatcatgttatgggaataacatgaattaagattaatgtgaaattttggttatatccattgatgatgaatagttaccttgttgagaccaaaattcatatgtattcattgatgatgaatactggaatgacccaaccatgagatttcactatatggatcgtagtcagtagtgaatcttttagtgattatgtctttgtgtccttagacttgagatgcacgcccgtcttgatgagtgtagcattgtactttgatatggttaaacgctgtcctgaataaggctgttataaaggccatcattgggtataatgtaaagctcgtgatagacacgtgtatgcaatataggatttgttcctctaaaatgtttggagttagatactttttgagctcctcgatgaatgaataagatatttgtgtggccgtacccagatgtaattaagatgatacttaattaatttggtgatctaattcagttctaagatcgagaaataaaatcgttaaacaaatgagaatgaccgatgatccatatctcaagtttaactaaagtatctgaaacaaaaggacgaatgacatttaacacttaccataaacagtttcgagaaactatcctcacatgaatttggggacaatgacgtgttgctagacgcttaccattgtttgtatagttacttggtgttgtgccatgcacaagtgggagtctgaaggaataatgtgcaaggtacaacatataactatatggccaaattcatttgagccttcggggtcacacacatatacaccgagacgtcaaataaatatatatatgatgtatatatattactcaagtaacaaaatagtaaatcgaaattaattcatttactattcatatgaatagtaaatgaaacgaaattaattaatttactattcacatgaaagtgacatgatagaaattattaattataagtttcataaactacccctgaagtatttgagaaatacgactttatgatattaCTTAAATCAAATTCAATATCCTAAATTGGATTCTTTCAAAAAGTAAAATATTCACGGATTGATATAAGGTTCACGGGTGTTTCTAAAGTGTAATATATATTCCTTTCTTTTGCCTTCATAAGATGAtacgagagaattaaaaagagaGTAAGTAAGAATATCATTTtgagttcataatattaatcaaaggttgattaattattacttgggtttggactagcatccattgacgttgtttgaagtgtagtgtggactatcctaagagacggtcatatttttgatcgtaagtttctctccgtctcatcaatttctccaagaaaggtatatcgttaactcctcttttattttatattcatgacaattattatggtgtaactggatcactgGGAAAGATTAattgtgtgcatgtttcattaaataagtgaaaatttaatcttgtataaattttgttcataaaataattaaagattattattttaactatccgctgcgttaatctgatttggtaaaagtacacacgatttttcaaCAACATATTAATTTGTTGGGCTCATAAATCtgtttgtatataaaaaaaaatggagGTGAATGAATGATATTACAAGACAaaaggaaggaaaaaaaaaaaaaacaaattttaaaCAAGCCGacctctagtttttttttttttttttttaaaaaaaaaaatgattcaaGACGCGTAAATGGCCGACAACGATTTCTGGCCTTTCTAAAATCCACGCCGGAATCGACGCCGCTGGGATATCTAATCGATCAACCGTCCATTTGGAAAAATGATGAAACCGACCATCGACACTCTCACACTCCCTCTTACATAAAAACTTCCCCACAAAAATCAAGTACAACATGTCATTGACATGAATGGCACAATCTATTCTGGCTTTAAACTTACTATATTTGGTTTTTGATAAGTTGATAGATGCAGAGTAAATCCATAAATATTTTAATTTTAGCAAATTACTCCGTAAATTATTACGAGTATTACTgtattattcttattaattataaattatttatatttattaaataaactaGTATATTTAGTAGGAACACACCACGTATCAATCATGTCAGAAAGGCCCCATAGCCCATAGCTCTCCCATTGGGTTACATTGCCCTACCACTCTCCTATTTATTCCGGCCATCTGAGTCAGTCCCCGGCAGTCTTTGTCTCCATCTCGTGATTTTTATCCGGTGATTTTTCTGTTAGAAATAACTGGTTAAGAAAATGCAAAGTAGTCTCATATCATAAAGTAGTGATAGAAAGAAATGTATGTATAATAACATTAGGGGAACCATCAATTGTTTTTAGAGTATTGTGGAACTCATAaccttatatgttgtacatgttgttgGAACTAAAAGCATACTACACGTGATATCAGAGTTGGAGGAAGGAGTAAGTAAACGGGATGCAAGATGAAATTCGGTGATCGATAGCATGTAGCAAGTAGCATGTAAAAAGAAATAGTAGAGCACGGATGATCACCGATGCTCTCAAAGCAGCATGGATAGAAGCTTCTTCGGACAAGGGCAAGATGGGCAACCTCCCAGGGCCCACATATTTACGCAAAGGAGCATGGACACGGGTCGGTTAATGAAATGCAAAATGTCCCACATCTGAAAAGAAGCAAATAAATATATGCATATAAGCTTAGGAAGATCTTCCTCTATCATTAACTTGTTTTAACGATCCTACGTTTTTCTGAGGCCATCATTATTATTCTATTTCTATTTATttctatttatatttttatatatatatatataccccacCCATCTTATCCTATGTTCTCTCACACACACATTTTACAAACATAATTCACACACATAATAGTACATATTACAACGTTCGCCACCATGAACAACCACGGCACCACCACCATCACCGGCGGCAATGATGCAAGCGTTTTTGAGAGACAACAAGAAAGAATGAAGTGGCAGCAAGAACAAAGCTTTTTAATAGTGAATGATCATCAACTTCCCAACATTATGTTATCATCCATGCAACCATTTCAGGGTTTGGTTGGAAATATTAAACCCGACCCGGGTATGGAAAATGGGTGGCCGAATTTTAGTAATGGGTGCGATGATCAGTTTCCACCATTAATGGCAGATCAAAATACATCAAAGAATTCAAGTTTAGTATCTTTGTCACCCAAGAAAAGGAAAGCTTGTGAGAATTTGAAGCTAAAGGTTGAATCTTTATTCATTTTTATGCTATAAAGATGATTGATCAAAAGTAGTAAAAATCTTATCTTTATTAATGGGTGACATTTATTTTTCTAGGAGGTTTCTAAAGAAAAGGAAGACAAAGATAAGAAAATAAAAGGGTGTTCTGAAGTAATTTCAACAGAAAATTCATCAAAAGGGAAATCTAAAGTTACAGAAATTAAAAAACAAGATTTTATTCATGTTCGAGCTCGTCGAGGACAAGCTACTGATAGCCATAGTTTGGCTGAGAGAGTACGATTTTCGCATATATATTCATATAGCATATTAGTGTCCATAAACAGGATGAACTATatgaagtatttttattttttaattgattgattatataattataatgtgtgcatgtataggTAAGAAGAGAGAAAATTAGTGAGAGAATGAAATATTTGCAAGAGTTAGTACCTGGCTGTAATAAGATCACTGGAAAAGCAGGAATGCTAGATGAAATCATCAATTATGTTCAATCTCTTCAAAAACAAGTAGAGGTAATCAAATTAAatcaatagtaatagtaatagtaatagtaatagtaacagTAACAGTAATAGTAATTTGTTAACTATAGTTTTTTCGAAATTAACCATTTTAGATATTTGGAATGTAACAGTTCTTGTCCATGAAGCTTGCTGCTCTTCATCCAAGACTAGATATCGACATCGATAACTTGATCACAAAAGAggttattaacaaaaaatattactTGGGTTATTTTTTTACTAACAATTTGCTAACTTATGTTGTTATTTATCTCAGATGTTTGAGGTTTCAACACTTGGGTACTCGTCTGAAATGGAGAATTCTACATATTTTCATTTAAACTCGTTACTAGAAATGGGAAACAACCAGATTGACATGATGCTAAGAAAAAGCATTGGTGGTCCAGTTTCAATCCCTGAAACTTTTGTTGTTTCATCTAATTGTTATAATGTAATTCCATTTCAAGTTCCTTAATTTGATTAAAAATGTTTTTCTTGAGCTATTGAAACACTTAGTTTCTTATAAAGTTTTAATCTTTCTTTTTGTAGCAAATGCAGCCAAGTGTTAAATGGGATGCTGAATTACAAAATCCTTATAGAATGGAATTTCAACAAGAATCATCAGCATTACCATATCAACCCCAGAAAATTACAggtaaaaactaattaaaaaaagTTTGTTAAATTAACATTCAGTTTAATGTATTATTTATCTAACATATTAGAAGGGTCAAGCTCACATTTTTGGACAAAGAAAGTTAGTTGTTGGATATCTTTTCTGTATTCAATGTCTTCCACCAAATATGATTGCAGGGTTGTCAATTGAGGGATAATGCACTTTTCCATAAATGATACGGAGTACTACATTTTTATTTAACAATTATGTCTTGTAcgttttttaggtttttatgaagGAAGCAATTTGAAGATGGAGATGTAGACTTAAAGATCCGTTTTGAGAAACCTATTTTACAATTTTTTAAATCCAAATATTTACCAATCTTGTATCATTAGTCATTtttcaatgtatatatacatataaattcatcactgatcaaaccaaaatcgtctggTGTGAGtatatttcgggtttgagtgcttgatttgggaaaatagtaagtcgaatgttttaactccaataattgtgcaaaccccgatttggaatctggattccaagggcgtaaaacaatcgattgaattaaccttattcgatcggaatcgaataagctaATATCTAAGAGTGAGGATTAATTCCGACGATGATCGGAGCACCAGCCGGAATTGGTTTAACGACTGGAATAATGTTATCGTaattgatttgggcagagtaacattaatgcatccagtgtttttTCAATGAAATATCTTGtttacgt includes these proteins:
- the LOC139853148 gene encoding transcription factor bHLH63-like; the protein is MNNHGTTTITGGNDASVFERQQERMKWQQEQSFLIVNDHQLPNIMLSSMQPFQGLVGNIKPDPGMENGWPNFSNGCDDQFPPLMADQNTSKNSSLVSLSPKKRKACENLKLKEVSKEKEDKDKKIKGCSEVISTENSSKGKSKVTEIKKQDFIHVRARRGQATDSHSLAERVRREKISERMKYLQELVPGCNKITGKAGMLDEIINYVQSLQKQVEFLSMKLAALHPRLDIDIDNLITKEMFEVSTLGYSSEMENSTYFHLNSLLEMGNNQIDMMLRKSIGGPVSIPETFVVSSNCYNQMQPSVKWDAELQNPYRMEFQQESSALPYQPQKITGFYEGSNLKMEM